A single window of Thalassomonas viridans DNA harbors:
- the cas2e gene encoding type I-E CRISPR-associated endoribonuclease Cas2e has product MSMCVVVTEAVPPRLRGRLAVWLLEIRAGVYIGDISRRVREMIWFQVGELAEQGNVVMAWATNTESGFDFITYGENARMPVDLEGLRLVRFKPQLPESEQ; this is encoded by the coding sequence ATGAGTATGTGTGTTGTGGTAACCGAAGCCGTGCCGCCGCGCTTGCGTGGACGCCTGGCGGTATGGCTGCTGGAAATACGCGCCGGGGTGTATATAGGTGATATTAGCCGGCGCGTGAGGGAAATGATCTGGTTCCAGGTTGGTGAACTGGCAGAGCAGGGCAATGTGGTGATGGCATGGGCCACGAATACCGAGTCTGGTTTTGACTTCATCACCTACGGAGAAAATGCGCGAATGCCGGTTGATTTGGAAGGATTGAGGCTGGTTAGATTTAAGCCGCAATTGCCTGAATCTGAACAGTAA